One segment of Echeneis naucrates chromosome 15, fEcheNa1.1, whole genome shotgun sequence DNA contains the following:
- the LOC115055071 gene encoding rho GTPase-activating protein 19-like, which translates to MAAENVSQNKHELEKRETKCSVFISHEMPNSSQPVIFNPDFFVERLKHEHPQIFMDLILSNITRLIDLPGDEFAQLTGESEPRVPSSSGFLRSLNFLKRKDKGVIFGATLTEEGIAQIYQLIEYLSKNLQVEGLFRVPGHSLRQAALREMLNAGAEIDLETGDFHPNDAASLLKAYLGELPEPLLTHRHYHVHLKIGELTRFNDKGEKTNVPDKERQIEAFQLLFMLLPPANRSLLKLLLDLLYHTACNQRINKMSAINLATMFAPHIIWPKNVMASDLQGNIEKLNNCVAFLIRHSQRLFKAPVYIKEYAGLYFTGSKSLQSKDDLTLCSGTQNGPIAAVKVAPSTPIKSSIGSEVSNACTSSSTETYTESALRELYQQVNNMPESTKKKKLIRQFEKQALLTPSADSRTRFSRRHWRSRSLGGIIKRKVLGSQEFTDKENSRLQSPECSSSSDCQGTENGSCEDD; encoded by the exons ATGGCGgctgaaaatgtttctcaaaaCAAACACGAACTCGAAAAAAG GGAAACAAAATGCAGCGTGTTTATCAGCCATGAAATGCCGAACTCGAGCCAACCTGTGATCTTTAATCCGGATTTCTTCGTGGAGAGACTGAAACACGAACATCCGCAGATCTTCATGGATTTGATACTGAGCAACATCACTCGGCTCATCGACCTTCCGGGGGATGAGTTTGCCCAACTCACCGGAGAGTCTGAGCCCAGAGTGCCGTCCTCCAGCGGCTTTCTGCGATCCTTGAACTTCCTGAAGCGGAAAG ACAAAGGAGTGATTTTTGGTGCTACGTTAACTGAAGAGGGAATAGCTCAGATCTATCAGCTCATTGAATACCTCAGTAAAA aCCTTCAGGTGGAGGGGTTGTTCCGTGTGCCAGGCCACAGCCTAAGGCAGGCAGCCCTGAGGGAGATGCTGAATGCTGGGGCAGAGATAGATTTAGAGACAGGCGACTTCCACCCCAATGATGCAGCCTCATTGCTCAAAGCCTACCTGGGAGAGCTGCCAGAACCTCTGCTCACACACCGACATTATCATGTGCACTTGAAGATTGGAG AGCTCACCCGCTTTAATGAtaaaggagaaaagacaaatgtgcCTGACAAGGAACGCCAGATTGAAGCATTTCAGCTCCTTTTCATGCTGCTTCCACCAGCTAACCGCAGCCTcttgaagctgctgctggacttGCTGTACCATACTGCATGCAATCAGCGCATCAACAAGATGTCTGCAATTAATCTAGCCACAATGTTTGCTCCACACATCATCTGGCCTAAAAAC GTGATGGCGAGTGATCTGCAGGGAAACATTGAGAAGCTAAATAATTGCGTTGCATTCCTTATCAGGCACTCACAACGACTGTTCAAG GCACCTGTATATATCAAAGAGTATGCTGGATTATACTTTACTGGATCAAAATCTCTTCAGTCAAAG GATGACTTGACCTTGTGCTCTGGAACCCAAAATGGACCGATAGCTGCAGTGAAAGTGGCCCCCTCTACTCCCATCAAGAGTTCAATCGGAAGTGAGGTCAGCAACGCGTGCACTTCCAGTTCAACTGAGACTTACACTGAATCTGCTCTGAGAGAGCTGTACCAGCAGGTGAACAACATGCCTGAGTCtaccaaaaagaagaaactcaTCCGACAG ttTGAAAAACAGGCTTTGCTGACTCCTTCGGCTGACTCTCGGACACGTTTCAGCAGGAGACACTGGCGTTCACGCTCTTTGGGTGGAATCATCAAG